Proteins from one Bacteriovorax sp. BAL6_X genomic window:
- a CDS encoding L-serine ammonia-lyase produces MNLSVFDIYSIGIGPSSSHTVGPMRAAKEFMDKLISMGLYNETQVVSTALYGSLALTGKGHGTDKAVILGLSGYTPEDICPDQIDRILDLAHDKEELTFFEGKENAKTISYIPREHILFHRKQTLEFHSNGMCFQAIDKAGKELFKRIYYSIGGGFIVAEGENNDGDIFSQHSSKVMYPFTCGDELLATANKNDISICELIKSNERSWRSEEEINKGLLDIWQAMDNCINRGLKAEGQLPGGLKVNKRAKKLYEALLKKDCEKNLDPLTIMDWVNLFAISVNEENASGGKVVTAPTNGAAGIIPAVIKYYLKFVKDASIDKVVDFLLVAGCVGILYKKNASISGAEVGCQGEVGVACSMAAAGLAQVLGGTNEQIENAAEIAMEHNLGLTCDPIGGLVQIPCIERNAMGAVKAINATRMAMRGDGSHYVSLDKVIKTMKETGADMQTKYKETSRGGLAVNVTEC; encoded by the coding sequence ATGAATTTAAGTGTATTTGATATCTACTCAATCGGTATAGGGCCAAGTAGCTCCCATACAGTAGGGCCTATGAGGGCCGCTAAAGAATTTATGGATAAGCTCATTTCAATGGGCCTCTACAATGAGACACAAGTTGTCTCAACAGCACTCTATGGATCTCTTGCCTTAACAGGAAAAGGGCACGGTACTGATAAGGCCGTAATATTAGGACTTAGTGGTTATACTCCTGAAGATATTTGCCCTGATCAAATAGATCGTATTCTAGATCTCGCCCATGATAAAGAAGAGCTTACATTCTTTGAAGGCAAAGAAAACGCTAAAACAATCTCATATATTCCTCGTGAACATATTTTATTTCACCGTAAACAAACGCTAGAATTCCATTCAAATGGAATGTGCTTTCAAGCGATTGATAAAGCTGGAAAAGAGCTATTTAAAAGAATCTACTATTCGATTGGAGGTGGCTTTATTGTTGCCGAAGGTGAGAATAATGATGGCGATATTTTTTCTCAGCACTCTAGCAAAGTTATGTACCCATTCACATGTGGAGATGAACTTCTAGCAACCGCCAATAAAAATGATATTTCTATATGTGAATTAATTAAGTCAAATGAAAGATCATGGCGTAGTGAAGAAGAGATTAACAAAGGACTGCTAGATATTTGGCAGGCAATGGATAATTGTATCAATAGAGGCCTTAAGGCAGAAGGACAACTTCCCGGAGGCCTAAAAGTCAATAAGCGCGCTAAGAAATTATACGAAGCACTATTAAAGAAAGACTGTGAAAAGAATCTCGATCCTCTAACAATTATGGATTGGGTAAATCTTTTTGCAATATCAGTAAACGAAGAGAATGCTTCTGGTGGAAAAGTAGTAACGGCCCCTACAAATGGAGCGGCAGGTATTATTCCAGCAGTTATAAAATACTATCTTAAATTTGTTAAAGATGCCTCAATTGATAAAGTTGTGGACTTTCTCTTAGTCGCAGGCTGTGTTGGTATTCTCTATAAAAAGAACGCATCAATTTCAGGTGCGGAAGTTGGATGCCAAGGTGAAGTTGGTGTTGCTTGCTCAATGGCCGCAGCAGGGCTTGCACAAGTTCTTGGCGGAACAAACGAGCAAATTGAAAATGCTGCAGAAATAGCTATGGAGCACAACCTAGGGCTAACTTGCGATCCAATTGGTGGCCTTGTACAAATCCCATGTATTGAGAGAAATGCAATGGGTGCCGTAAAAGCAATTAATGCAACTAGAATGGCCATGCGTGGAGATGGCAGTCACTACGTGAGTCTTGATAAAGTTATTAAAACTATGAAAGAAACTGGTGCCGATATGCAAACGAAGTACAAGGAAACAAGTCGTGGTGGACTCGCTGTAAACGTCACTGAGTGTTAA
- a CDS encoding thioesterase family protein, with amino-acid sequence MARIKLSTPQREADFKTKIELTINFVNYGNHMGNDAVATLCHEGRLRFLKSLGHDELNCFGKSLIQADAAYMYRGEAFHGDVLEVEMYVEDISEYGYDLLYKFTCGDRLIAYAKNGLVFFDYEERKLAKAPQEFLNHFKK; translated from the coding sequence ATGGCACGTATAAAACTATCGACACCTCAAAGAGAAGCAGATTTTAAAACTAAAATTGAGTTAACAATTAACTTCGTCAATTATGGAAATCATATGGGAAATGATGCTGTGGCAACACTTTGTCATGAAGGGCGTCTACGTTTTTTAAAGTCTTTAGGTCATGATGAGCTTAATTGCTTTGGTAAGTCTCTTATTCAAGCTGATGCAGCTTATATGTACCGAGGAGAAGCTTTTCATGGTGATGTATTAGAAGTTGAAATGTATGTCGAAGATATTAGTGAATACGGCTATGACCTTCTATATAAATTCACTTGTGGTGATCGTCTTATTGCTTATGCTAAAAATGGCCTGGTCTTCTTTGACTACGAAGAGCGAAAGCTTGCCAAGGCCCCGCAGGAATTTTTAAATCATTTTAAGAAATAA
- a CDS encoding alpha/beta hydrolase fold domain-containing protein, whose translation MSKSITEFIHQKRLSSMQSFFDVGIKRFSRITLDELRKAMVLIEGEYKSLVHCTNQTMLNHTCLVWGEPRPHCIMHLHSGGYVTGHEYTSAQFCQALFNEHKESSYIICPDYPLSPELSIPEITSWCLALLNDLHLKGVKTFTITGVSAGANLATLLSLANNRLGDKSFTITDLHLLTGHYQSDFETASANRFESGEESGLSKSMLLKLLDYAISNREVHMLDPAIFPLYSDELETLPRTYIYAAKYDVLYDDSLMFYEKLLREGVEVTYKEFSHGFHAWSNHVLENEALLEYAKEHIFNEISASQIRE comes from the coding sequence TTGTCTAAATCAATAACTGAATTCATTCATCAGAAACGTCTTTCATCAATGCAGTCATTCTTTGATGTTGGTATTAAGCGCTTTTCTCGAATCACTCTTGATGAGCTTAGAAAGGCCATGGTGCTCATTGAAGGAGAGTATAAGAGTCTAGTACATTGTACAAATCAAACAATGCTTAATCATACATGTTTGGTTTGGGGTGAGCCTCGGCCTCATTGTATAATGCATCTTCATTCTGGTGGTTATGTTACTGGACATGAATATACAAGTGCTCAATTCTGCCAAGCTCTCTTTAATGAGCATAAAGAGTCTTCTTATATCATCTGCCCTGATTACCCATTGTCTCCTGAGCTTAGTATTCCTGAGATAACAAGTTGGTGTCTGGCCCTCTTAAATGATCTTCATCTTAAAGGTGTGAAGACTTTTACGATTACAGGTGTCTCCGCTGGTGCAAATCTTGCGACTCTGCTTAGCTTGGCCAATAACCGCTTAGGAGATAAAAGTTTTACAATCACCGATCTTCACCTTCTAACTGGCCATTATCAAAGTGACTTTGAGACAGCTTCTGCTAATAGGTTCGAAAGTGGGGAAGAGAGTGGATTATCAAAATCAATGCTCTTAAAGCTTTTAGATTATGCAATATCTAATAGAGAAGTTCATATGCTTGATCCTGCGATATTTCCACTTTACAGCGATGAGCTTGAAACTTTACCAAGGACTTATATTTATGCTGCTAAATATGATGTTCTCTATGATGATAGTTTAATGTTTTATGAGAAGCTACTCAGAGAAGGTGTAGAAGTAACCTACAAAGAATTCTCACATGGCTTCCATGCTTGGTCTAATCATGTTCTTGAAAACGAGGCCCTGCTTGAGTATGCGAAGGAACATATTTTTAATGAAATCTCTGCTTCGCAGATTCGTGAGTGA
- a CDS encoding glutathione peroxidase produces MSVYDYKAVDIRGNERSLTEFKGKSLLIVNTASKCGFTPQYEGLQKLYDKYQGKLEILAFPCNQFGKQEPGSSEDIQSFCDLTFKTSFPLFEKIDVNGDNTHPLYQYLKDELPGLLGSKNIKWNFTKFLVDSEGHPIKRYAPTDKPESLEKDIEKSFK; encoded by the coding sequence ATGAGTGTCTATGATTATAAAGCTGTTGATATAAGAGGAAATGAAAGATCCCTTACAGAATTCAAAGGAAAGAGTCTTCTTATTGTAAACACCGCAAGCAAGTGTGGATTTACACCACAATATGAAGGACTACAGAAGTTATACGATAAATACCAGGGCAAATTAGAGATCTTGGCATTCCCATGTAATCAATTTGGAAAGCAGGAGCCAGGAAGTTCAGAAGATATTCAATCATTTTGCGACTTAACCTTCAAAACTTCATTTCCACTTTTTGAAAAAATCGATGTTAATGGAGATAACACTCACCCACTTTACCAATATCTTAAAGACGAATTACCAGGACTTCTAGGTAGTAAGAATATAAAATGGAACTTCACAAAATTTCTTGTTGATAGTGAGGGACATCCAATTAAAAGATATGCCCCTACTGATAAACCTGAAAGCTTAGAAAAAGATATTGAAAAGAGTTTTAAGTAA
- a CDS encoding MarR family winged helix-turn-helix transcriptional regulator, with translation MTEDILLIENQVCFSLYRLSKLITSQYRPYLDEINLTYPQYLVMLALWETDKVNMSQLGEKLSLDNGTLTPLIKRLIEKGMVEKKRCLEDERIVYITTTASGKKLKNKAKTIPQKLTCSNNIDLKEIQKLKAEADKIYNQWSTHEK, from the coding sequence ATGACTGAAGACATTCTATTAATCGAAAACCAAGTATGTTTTAGTCTCTACAGGCTTAGTAAGTTAATTACGAGTCAGTATAGGCCATACCTTGACGAGATTAACCTCACCTACCCACAATACCTTGTCATGCTTGCCTTATGGGAGACAGACAAAGTGAATATGTCTCAACTTGGTGAAAAGCTCTCTCTTGATAATGGGACTCTAACTCCCCTAATAAAGCGTCTTATTGAAAAAGGTATGGTTGAGAAGAAACGTTGTCTTGAGGATGAAAGAATTGTCTATATCACAACCACAGCTAGTGGAAAGAAGTTAAAGAACAAAGCAAAAACAATCCCGCAAAAGCTTACTTGTTCAAATAATATTGATCTTAAAGAGATTCAAAAACTAAAAGCTGAAGCAGATAAAATTTATAACCAGTGGAGTACACATGAAAAATGA
- a CDS encoding NAD(P)H-dependent oxidoreductase, whose protein sequence is MKNEEIIKALNWRYATKVFDKTKKISDEDLHVLNESLRLAASSFGLQPWKFILVNDQATREKLREHSWGQSQVTDASHYVVLAYLTELNEEYVEKFVQSIAEQRNVERASLQGYFDVMKGALIDGPRSKTIPEWSQRQTYIAMGQLLMTAAIQGIDTCAIEGIVPEEYDKILGLEGTKYKTLGTVALGYRSDEDKYKDLEKVRFSFDEVFKVI, encoded by the coding sequence ATGAAAAATGAAGAAATTATAAAAGCACTAAATTGGCGTTACGCTACAAAGGTATTTGATAAAACGAAAAAGATATCAGATGAGGACCTACACGTTTTAAATGAGTCATTAAGACTTGCGGCCAGCTCATTTGGGCTACAGCCTTGGAAATTTATTTTAGTAAATGACCAGGCAACACGTGAAAAACTTAGAGAACACTCGTGGGGACAATCTCAAGTGACAGACGCTTCTCACTACGTCGTTCTTGCTTACCTAACAGAGCTTAATGAAGAGTATGTTGAGAAATTTGTGCAATCAATTGCCGAGCAACGAAATGTTGAACGTGCAAGTCTACAAGGCTACTTTGACGTCATGAAAGGAGCACTAATTGATGGGCCTCGCTCAAAAACGATTCCAGAGTGGTCACAACGTCAAACTTATATTGCCATGGGACAGCTTTTAATGACTGCGGCGATTCAAGGAATTGATACTTGTGCTATCGAAGGTATAGTTCCTGAAGAATACGATAAAATTCTAGGCCTCGAAGGAACAAAGTATAAAACTCTTGGAACAGTAGCACTTGGTTACAGGTCAGATGAAGATAAGTACAAGGACCTTGAAAAAGTACGCTTTAGTTTCGACGAAGTATTTAAAGTCATCTAA
- a CDS encoding zinc-dependent peptidase, with product MAAFLCYGDSMIVIPILLFFLFLFGYFFYKHYSHKVRRNLTKKKYEQNRLLWNDFLTSQASLFSELTTLDKDKLLNSILVFYSEKNWHESIEEEQRILTSYYACLPIFKRKTNYYPSIKSIDHTWPFEKWLEFNEKQFEIDFGKLALKEMNGDFSKLSLMYFERAQELESSKPLVYENLNKFYRLRD from the coding sequence TTGGCCGCTTTTTTATGTTATGGTGACAGTATGATTGTCATTCCTATTCTTTTATTTTTTTTATTCCTATTTGGCTACTTCTTCTATAAGCATTACTCTCATAAAGTAAGAAGAAATCTTACGAAAAAGAAATATGAACAAAACAGATTATTGTGGAATGATTTTCTTACATCGCAGGCTTCCCTATTTAGTGAACTTACGACACTAGACAAAGATAAGTTATTAAATTCGATCTTAGTTTTCTACAGTGAGAAAAATTGGCACGAATCAATCGAAGAAGAACAACGCATTCTGACTTCGTACTATGCGTGCCTACCTATCTTTAAAAGGAAAACAAATTACTACCCAAGCATAAAGTCCATTGATCATACATGGCCATTTGAAAAATGGTTAGAGTTCAATGAGAAACAATTTGAAATAGATTTTGGAAAGTTGGCCCTAAAAGAGATGAATGGTGATTTTTCTAAACTCTCTTTGATGTACTTTGAAAGGGCACAAGAGCTTGAGAGTTCAAAACCTTTAGTCTACGAAAACCTTAACAAATTTTACCGCTTAAGAGACTAG
- a CDS encoding Fic family protein, producing the protein MKTLSSFKLRNRKKFVNSKEVLEYLLTPLDQSQGDVFKEVIREIGQLETRLIASTNPNWTKLAKSRLLSSNTASRAIDDSLARWDEANRYISSCIQDENKLSFEIITKINSIYNAKNSQIRETPIYGGGIEFIRPQYLEKAKALLIRNLLSDVDMCFYERAFHLYQWIVSLHFFENGNGRTSRLCADYILMQNGKLPLCFQSSVRSHVAQMLEERKVNKEDKYLSFLKAIKRSYEIVLDI; encoded by the coding sequence ATGAAGACGCTTTCTTCATTCAAACTAAGAAATAGAAAGAAATTTGTGAATTCAAAAGAAGTTCTAGAATATTTGTTAACTCCCCTTGATCAAAGTCAAGGGGATGTATTTAAAGAAGTTATTCGTGAGATCGGACAATTAGAAACTCGCTTAATTGCATCGACGAATCCTAATTGGACGAAGCTTGCTAAATCTCGCCTGCTCTCTTCTAACACTGCTTCAAGAGCTATTGATGATAGCTTAGCAAGGTGGGATGAGGCCAATCGTTACATCAGCAGTTGTATACAAGATGAAAACAAGCTTAGTTTTGAGATCATCACGAAAATTAACTCCATCTACAATGCTAAGAATTCACAAATCAGAGAAACTCCTATCTACGGCGGTGGCATCGAGTTTATAAGGCCACAATATCTAGAGAAAGCAAAAGCACTTCTTATAAGAAACCTCTTAAGTGATGTCGATATGTGCTTTTATGAGAGGGCCTTTCACCTATATCAATGGATCGTAAGTCTTCATTTCTTTGAAAATGGAAATGGTAGAACTTCAAGGCTTTGCGCTGACTATATACTCATGCAAAACGGAAAACTTCCCTTATGCTTCCAATCGAGTGTACGCTCCCATGTGGCACAGATGCTTGAGGAAAGAAAGGTAAATAAAGAAGATAAATATCTTAGTTTCTTAAAAGCAATAAAGCGCAGTTATGAAATTGTCTTAGACATTTGA
- the mnmA gene encoding tRNA 2-thiouridine(34) synthase MnmA: protein MENVGNGKTVIVGMSGGVDSSVCAALLKEQGYNVIGMFMKNWEEQDENGNCKASLEFEDVVAVCEKLDIPYYSVDFVKEYRDNVFANFLEEYEQGFTPNPDILCNREIKFKVFFNKAMELGADYLATGHYCQTKKIDGKSKLIKGLDNNKDQTYFLYTIKSKVLDKVLFPVGAIEKPQVREIAKKYDLITHDKKDSTGICFIGERNFKNFLSNYIHIKEGDFELLDGTKVGRHSGSAFYTIGQRKGLGLGGPGEPWFVVGKDTERNVVIVERGEKHGALYADFLTATDLSWVDEDFRPQVGMKLKAKIRYRQKDQECTISEVSEDFVRVDFDIPQRAIAKRQSIVFYTNIEGEEVCLGGGMIKEAGPTYYEQGIELPDSNV, encoded by the coding sequence ATGGAAAATGTAGGAAACGGAAAAACTGTCATTGTCGGAATGAGCGGAGGAGTGGACTCTTCTGTATGTGCTGCTTTACTAAAAGAGCAGGGCTACAACGTCATTGGTATGTTCATGAAAAACTGGGAAGAGCAAGATGAAAACGGAAATTGCAAGGCATCTCTTGAATTTGAAGATGTTGTGGCCGTTTGTGAAAAACTTGATATCCCATACTACTCGGTAGACTTTGTAAAAGAGTACCGTGATAACGTCTTTGCAAACTTCCTAGAAGAATACGAACAAGGCTTTACTCCTAACCCTGATATACTTTGTAATCGTGAAATCAAATTCAAGGTCTTCTTTAACAAGGCCATGGAACTTGGTGCAGATTATCTTGCAACAGGACACTACTGTCAGACAAAGAAAATAGATGGAAAGTCTAAGCTTATTAAAGGCCTAGATAATAATAAGGATCAAACTTACTTCTTATATACGATCAAATCAAAAGTACTTGATAAGGTGCTCTTTCCTGTCGGCGCCATTGAAAAGCCGCAAGTTAGAGAGATTGCAAAGAAGTATGATCTAATCACTCACGATAAAAAAGATTCAACAGGAATCTGTTTTATTGGTGAGAGAAATTTCAAAAACTTCTTATCAAATTATATCCATATCAAAGAAGGGGACTTTGAACTTCTTGATGGAACTAAAGTAGGCCGCCATAGCGGTAGTGCCTTTTATACCATTGGCCAAAGAAAGGGCCTAGGACTTGGAGGTCCTGGTGAGCCTTGGTTTGTAGTCGGTAAAGACACTGAAAGAAATGTTGTTATCGTTGAACGTGGTGAAAAGCATGGTGCTTTATACGCTGACTTCTTAACGGCCACTGACCTGTCATGGGTTGATGAAGACTTTAGGCCACAGGTGGGAATGAAGTTAAAGGCCAAGATTCGCTATCGTCAAAAAGATCAAGAATGTACAATTTCTGAAGTCTCTGAAGACTTTGTCAGAGTTGACTTTGATATTCCTCAACGTGCCATTGCTAAACGCCAGTCTATTGTCTTCTATACTAATATAGAAGGTGAGGAAGTGTGTCTTGGCGGTGGAATGATTAAAGAAGCCGGGCCAACTTATTATGAACAAGGTATTGAGCTACCAGACTCAAATGTCTAA
- a CDS encoding M28 family metallopeptidase — protein sequence MKYLIIALSMSLSVTAKEFKNFKDTYKLSKSKRSPKKLRSLYYAVSKNSEKDIGALINSFVKETRPNRFVGTSGHKTAQDYIVSYIESNVRKNNTSLKTVKFVPDIEYAKELFRKDLAASKDKLSAVNLKKWQRLTNERIQQVDGLKSTNGYNIVWEKKGIKNPNEVIVVGAHYDTAAYDLKNFKVVNKGRQPGADNNASGVVAALSLINILAELDLQKTVRVVFFDYGENGFLGSYDYVKNLNLEKDIRVYSYVELVMLGYDTLTQDKEQKLGNMKLYYSPASSGLHKAEKSIAQRFYGKSSEGTFRVDFKVSPYDFVYGDNTSFQKFNIPSVVFTQNWESDSNATRIHTPADHVNSLNIKTLHHATNNIAMSIASWALDL from the coding sequence ATGAAGTATTTAATTATCGCATTATCAATGTCACTTTCTGTGACAGCTAAAGAATTTAAAAATTTTAAAGACACATATAAACTTTCTAAAAGTAAAAGATCTCCAAAGAAATTACGCTCTCTTTATTATGCTGTTTCAAAGAATTCTGAAAAAGATATTGGGGCACTTATCAATAGTTTTGTTAAAGAAACAAGGCCGAATCGCTTTGTAGGTACAAGTGGACACAAAACAGCTCAGGACTATATTGTTAGCTATATCGAAAGTAATGTACGAAAAAATAACACTTCTCTTAAAACAGTTAAGTTTGTTCCGGATATTGAATATGCAAAAGAACTCTTTAGGAAGGACTTGGCCGCATCAAAAGATAAATTGAGTGCTGTTAATTTAAAGAAGTGGCAAAGGCTTACTAATGAGAGAATCCAGCAAGTTGATGGACTCAAGTCCACAAATGGATACAATATCGTCTGGGAAAAAAAGGGGATAAAGAATCCAAATGAAGTCATCGTTGTCGGTGCTCATTACGATACTGCTGCTTATGACTTAAAGAATTTTAAGGTTGTAAACAAAGGACGCCAGCCTGGTGCAGATAATAATGCTTCAGGTGTTGTTGCTGCCTTGAGCTTAATTAATATCCTTGCAGAGCTTGACCTGCAAAAAACTGTTCGCGTGGTTTTCTTTGATTATGGTGAAAATGGTTTTTTAGGTTCATATGATTATGTAAAGAACCTTAACCTAGAAAAAGATATTCGTGTCTATTCCTATGTTGAACTCGTTATGCTTGGTTACGATACATTGACGCAAGATAAAGAGCAGAAGCTAGGAAATATGAAACTATATTATTCTCCTGCAAGCTCTGGCCTTCACAAGGCCGAAAAGTCTATCGCCCAAAGATTCTATGGTAAATCTTCTGAAGGAACTTTCCGTGTGGACTTTAAGGTGAGTCCTTATGATTTTGTCTATGGTGATAATACGTCATTTCAAAAGTTTAATATCCCTAGTGTTGTCTTTACACAAAATTGGGAGAGTGATTCAAATGCGACACGCATCCATACGCCAGCGGATCATGTGAACTCACTCAATATTAAGACTTTACATCACGCCACTAATAATATTGCCATGTCCATTGCTTCATGGGCACTAGACCTCTAG
- a CDS encoding tRNA methyltransferase, translating into MQFTKNEMKKERIIVGMDGGIDSAVTALLLKKQGHECIGVNISFFERITSDDELLAEQFKAKLTPEGKLPEELSGDEEQLEAFRHYEKIIWLQKINNIFAPWASESEEKIRDICRLIGIPFYVTSASSAFEQRVISKLLEGRIGGVWVNPSIDKATLVLETLHSKLAALKATRIATGHYCRVVPVQNRFVLSAPNDPEKNDCHLLTQASDEIMSYLTLPLADLKTSEVDKIGQLVDSKTISRVQHDKKAQLRAHAYTSEEIIELTDRYIARGFIKENTIYLHDDDSVIGEHKGQHQYYLGQTQYKTFDNKPKVPDSKIVTINMSRGFIYVAKAKELTFERIVGNHFVNYEVVDTSKPVECYCRISSSGDAYKGNLYLLNNGNIYFDLHDKASGILFRGDHFIFLTKNGPSAKVIGHARIIQTGQFIEGEFYRLPLNKKQKEQNEEAQSRPKKRELGF; encoded by the coding sequence ATGCAATTCACTAAGAATGAAATGAAGAAGGAGAGGATTATCGTCGGTATGGACGGCGGTATAGACTCGGCCGTTACTGCACTGCTTTTAAAAAAGCAGGGCCATGAATGTATTGGTGTAAATATCTCATTTTTCGAGCGCATTACTAGTGATGATGAATTACTGGCCGAACAGTTTAAGGCCAAGTTAACTCCTGAGGGAAAGCTACCAGAAGAATTATCTGGAGATGAAGAACAGCTTGAGGCCTTTAGGCACTACGAAAAAATCATATGGTTACAAAAAATAAATAATATTTTTGCACCGTGGGCCAGTGAATCAGAAGAAAAAATTCGCGATATTTGCCGTTTGATTGGAATTCCCTTCTATGTGACAAGCGCTTCAAGTGCTTTTGAGCAAAGAGTTATTTCAAAATTACTTGAAGGCCGTATTGGAGGCGTCTGGGTCAACCCATCAATTGATAAAGCGACGCTCGTTTTGGAAACGCTCCATTCTAAGCTTGCTGCTCTAAAAGCAACAAGAATTGCAACGGGCCATTACTGTAGGGTGGTTCCGGTTCAAAACCGCTTTGTTTTGAGTGCTCCAAATGATCCAGAGAAGAATGATTGTCATTTATTGACTCAAGCTAGTGATGAAATAATGTCGTATCTAACTCTACCCTTGGCCGATTTGAAGACTTCTGAGGTCGATAAAATCGGACAGCTTGTTGATTCGAAAACGATTAGTCGAGTGCAACATGATAAGAAGGCGCAACTAAGAGCTCATGCCTATACAAGCGAAGAAATCATAGAATTAACTGATCGCTATATTGCACGAGGCTTTATAAAAGAAAATACAATCTATCTTCATGACGATGACAGTGTCATCGGTGAGCATAAAGGCCAGCACCAATATTACTTAGGGCAAACGCAGTATAAGACTTTCGATAACAAACCGAAGGTTCCTGATAGCAAAATTGTAACCATTAATATGTCTCGTGGTTTTATCTACGTCGCAAAGGCAAAAGAATTAACATTTGAGCGTATTGTTGGAAATCACTTTGTTAATTATGAAGTTGTGGACACTTCAAAGCCAGTAGAGTGTTACTGTCGTATTAGCTCATCAGGTGATGCTTATAAAGGAAATCTTTATCTATTAAATAATGGCAACATATATTTTGATCTACATGATAAGGCATCTGGTATCCTCTTTAGGGGGGATCATTTTATCTTTCTAACTAAGAATGGGCCAAGCGCTAAAGTTATTGGTCATGCCAGAATTATTCAAACTGGACAATTCATAGAAGGTGAATTCTACCGTCTTCCACTAAATAAGAAACAAAAAGAACAAAATGAAGAAGCACAATCTCGTCCAAAGAAAAGAGAACTAGGGTTTTAA
- a CDS encoding DNA cytosine methyltransferase, whose product MKTSKGNSKRSKKLKFIDIFSGAGGFSCGLEMAGFECVMGIDFNKHAMDTFALNHKKAFPYCGDISKLTNKKIKEVLGDTEVNLVVGGPPCQGFSTVGPGNPDDIRNKLFLEFVRVVKLTNPEFVVIENVTGLLAKKNESTLKAIFKKFNSLGYNLDVKVMSSQNYGVPEKRRRTIFIGSRINEKVEFPKITHDTIIAKTFRPPVTVGEALSDIETKKGEILNHDLDSAKIKSKLDLKRIKRIPEGKGIRYEKDEKMYLTPSLKLGVDWKTMREGRFRQTKYQRLDSKSVSPTIMTHRHSYYHPTEHRYLTQREAAKIQSFPNHFEFCGPISAQWRQIGNAVPPLMGKAIGSAIKKMYNAYLKTAVDGKVKKKTKVKSIIDDVRGGAFVYR is encoded by the coding sequence ATGAAAACGAGTAAGGGTAATAGTAAAAGAAGCAAGAAGCTAAAATTTATTGATATCTTTTCAGGTGCAGGAGGTTTCTCTTGTGGACTTGAGATGGCAGGCTTTGAATGTGTCATGGGAATTGACTTTAATAAGCACGCTATGGATACATTCGCACTAAATCATAAAAAAGCTTTCCCATATTGTGGTGATATTTCAAAGCTTACAAATAAGAAAATTAAAGAAGTTCTTGGCGATACTGAAGTTAATCTAGTTGTTGGAGGCCCTCCATGCCAAGGTTTCTCAACAGTTGGGCCAGGAAACCCTGATGATATTAGAAATAAGTTATTTCTTGAATTCGTAAGAGTTGTTAAGCTTACAAATCCAGAGTTTGTTGTTATCGAAAATGTAACCGGTCTTCTTGCAAAGAAGAATGAGTCCACTCTCAAAGCAATATTTAAAAAATTCAACTCTCTAGGTTATAACCTTGATGTAAAAGTCATGAGTTCACAAAACTATGGTGTACCAGAGAAGAGACGTCGTACAATTTTCATTGGTAGCCGTATTAACGAAAAAGTTGAATTTCCAAAAATTACACATGATACAATCATTGCAAAGACTTTTCGTCCACCAGTAACTGTTGGTGAGGCCCTAAGTGATATTGAAACAAAGAAAGGTGAAATCTTAAATCACGATCTTGATAGTGCAAAAATTAAATCTAAACTAGATTTAAAACGTATTAAGCGTATTCCTGAAGGAAAAGGTATTCGTTACGAAAAAGATGAAAAAATGTACCTTACGCCATCTTTAAAACTAGGTGTAGACTGGAAGACAATGCGTGAAGGACGCTTTAGACAAACGAAGTACCAGAGACTTGACTCAAAGAGTGTATCTCCAACAATCATGACTCACCGACATAGCTACTACCACCCAACAGAGCATCGTTATCTTACTCAAAGAGAAGCAGCAAAGATTCAAAGCTTTCCAAATCACTTTGAATTCTGCGGGCCAATCTCTGCTCAGTGGAGACAGATTGGGAATGCCGTTCCGCCGCTTATGGGTAAGGCCATTGGTAGCGCAATTAAGAAAATGTACAATGCTTATCTAAAAACAGCAGTAGACGGTAAAGTGAAAAAGAAAACAAAAGTTAAGTCTATAATTGATGATGTCCGAGGAGGAGCATTTGTCTATCGCTAG